In Plutella xylostella chromosome 27, ilPluXylo3.1, whole genome shotgun sequence, one genomic interval encodes:
- the LOC105381190 gene encoding uncharacterized protein LOC105381190 isoform X1, translating to MSVLNQSGEEQVECPLCMEPLEVDDLHFYPCTCGYQICRFCWNRIREGENGLCPACRKAYPEDPADFTPLSQEQVAAIKTEKKAREQKRRNKTLESRRALANVRVVQNNLVFVVGLPVRLADPEILKRQEYFGKYGKIHKVVINQSTTYAGSQGPSASAYVTYVSSADALRAIQGVNNVALDGRVLKGSLGTTKYCAHFMKNQPCPKPDCMYLHDLGDPKASFTKEEMHAGLHQVYERKLHSQLDEKTRDGTSNSSTNGEKGSANNNNNVKDGTQSNFIPTTVVTSSHINVVSSSRSKKDSMNGGSGSSSASSNGSSNGSSNSNGNSSGSSNGSGSSNGSGSSSSSSSGSGKDAWPSLCSSPPAADTPVQSSPKNIPTASSLEPGTPESRSPPEQSPVPPPPKHNESKRSKDKKSKHSHKQTPPRAAPTPAPAPPTHSSVFETETQQNYLTNELDELESDRHSLLENHDLLDNSDSHSLLEDDTHNLLNDANNEALIMQRHREMMAGLVDNTHYKQPMVNGFLLDRDSVYLANDRQISQMEQKEMLMRERREQMLREREREMMARQHAMMEQKHYMPAASIALDSASDLLGANYHPNHNMLPFGMRVDNSLTNSLSANSMSSNPLAANSINLPSNPLSGNSMGSNHMAANNMNSLGASAMNMNNMNSMAMGGSGMAPFLMHNQQLLQNQQQMHQNAMANGFDGPHGSSEGRYLAENMDKFFTDFHKAQQMRQLRARHPAPEQHKRMGGGGRAAGDADDDLDFDPFKETQKALAEMMETEMMQGSVSGGDSMDLVRRSRLPPPGFSHVGFPRPHQPPAGLNGSSMTDWTQMDPAIMSTSVNFAKSQSQSHMPQNHMASQSHSQMNHMPQNHMASQAHSQSQMNHNQSQMSQQQELFARFNHLSVQQLHANKMSGNNSGAGGLWAGGHKQLWGGRVPLPPGFAPPAQPHPAECIDAK from the exons ATGTCAGTGCTGAATCAGAGTGGAGAAGAGCAG GTGGAATGTCCATTGTGCATGGAGCCGCTGGAGGTGGACGACCTTCACTTCTACCCGTGCACATGTGGCTACcaa ATATGTCGGTTCTGCTGGAACCGCATCCGCGAGGGGGAGAACGGGCTGTGCCCCGCGTGCCGCAAGGCGTACCCCGAGGACCCGGCCGACTTCACGCCGCTCAGCCAGGAGCAG GTTGCCGCCATAAAGACGGAGAAGAAGGCGCGCGAGCAGAAGCGGCGCAACAAGACGCTGGAGTCGCGGCGCGCGCTGGCCAACGTGCGCGTCGTGCAGAACAACCTCGTGTTCGTGGTGGGGCTGCCCGTGCGCCTCGCCGACCCCGAG ATTCTAAAACGTCAGGAGTATTTTGGCAAATATGGCAAAATTCACAAAGTAGTCATAAACCAAAGTACGACGTATGCAGGCTCACAG GGTCCGTCAGCGTCAGCGTACGTGACGTACGTCTCCTCTGCGGACGCTTTACGAGCGATCCAGGGCGTCAACAACGTGGCGCTGGACGGACGCGTGCTGAAGGGCTCGCTGGGGACCACCAAGTACTGCGCCCACTTCATGAAGAACCAGCCCTGCCCGAAGCCCGACTGCATGTACCTGCACGACCTCG GTGACCCCAAGGCGTCGTTCACGAAGGAAGAGATGCACGCCGGGCTGCACCAGGTGTACGAGCGCAAGCTGCACAGCCAGCTCGACGAGAAGACCAGGGACGGCACCA gtAACTCTAGTACGAATGGAGAAAAGGGCAgtgccaataataataataatgttaaggATG GAACCCAATCGAACTTCATACCTACGACAGTGGTCACATCATCACATATTAATGTAGTTAGTTCATCTAG ATCGAAAAAGGACAGTATGAACGGCGGCAGTGGGAGTAGCAGTGCCAGTTCCAACGGCAGTTCTAACGGCAGTAGCAATAGCAACGGCAACAGCAGCGGCAGCAGCAACGGCAGCGGCAGCAGCAACGGCAgcggcagcagcagcagctccAGCAGTGGAAGTGGCAAGGACGCGTGGCCGAGCCTCTGCAGCTCACCCCCCGCGGCGGATACGCCTGTACAGAGCAGCCCCAAGAATATACCTACAG CTTCCTCCCTCGAGCCCGGCACGCCAGAATCCCGCAGCCCCCCGGAGCAGTCCcccgtgccgccgccgcccaagCACAACGAGAGCAAACGCAGCAAAGACAAGAAGAGCAAACACTCCCACAAACAGacccccccgcgcgccgcccccacacccgcccccgcgccccccacACACAGCTCCGTCTTCGAAACAGAAACGCAACAAAACTACCTAACCAACGAACTCGACGAACTAGAATCAGACCGCCACAGCCTTCTAGAAAACCACGATTTGTTAGACAACAGCGATTCACACAGCCTGTTAGAAGACGACACGCATAACCTCCTAAACGACGCCAACAACGAAGCCCTAATCATGCAGAGGCACAGAGAAATGATGGCCGGATTAGTCGACAACACCCACTATAAACAGCCAATGGTTAACGGGTTCTTGTTAGATAGAGATTCAGTGTACCTAGCCAATGATAGGCAGATTAGTCAAATGGAGCAGAAAGAGATGCTGATGAGGGAGAGGAGAGAACAAATGCTGcgggagagagagagagagatgaTGGCGCGGCAACATGCCATGATGGAGCAGAAGCACTACATGCCGGCCGCCAGTATAGCTCTCGACTCCGCTAGTGATTTATTAG GTGCTAATTATCATCCCAATCACAATATGCTTCCATTCGGTATGCGTGTAGACAATTCGTTAACCAACTCCTTATCCGCTAACTCAATGTCCTCAAATCCTTTAGCCGCTAACTCCATAAACCTCCCCTCAAACCCCCTATCCGGTAACAGTATGGGCTCAAACCACATGGCAGCGAATAATATGAACTCTTTAGGCGCTAGTGCGATGAATATGAACAATATGAACAGTATGGCGATGGGCGGAAGTGGCATGGCGCCGTTTTTGATGCACAATCAACAGTTGCTACAGAATCAACAACAGATGCATCAGAACGCGATGGCGAACGGCTTCGATGGACCTCACGGATCG TCGGAAGGGCGCTACCTGGCGGAGAACATGGACAAGTTCTTCACGGACTTCCACAAGGCGCAGCAGATGCGGCAGCTGCGCGCGCGCCACCCCGCGCCCGAGCAGCACAAGAG gatgggcggcggcgggcgcgcggcgGGCGACGCGGACGACGACCTCGACTTCGACCCGTTCAAGGAGACGCAGAAGGCGCTCGCCGAGATGATGGAGACCGAGATGATGCAGGGCAGCGTCAGTGGCGG AGACAGTATGGATCTCGTTCGTCGCTCGCGCCTGCCGCCGCCCGGGTTCAGCCACGTGGGCTTCCCGCGCCCGCACCAGCCGCCCGCAG GTCTAAACGGCAGCTCAATGACCGACTGGACGCAAATGGACCCCGCGATAATGTCCACCTCCGTCAACTTCGCCAAGAGCCAGAGCCAGAGCCACATGCCTCAGAACCACATGGCTAGCCAGAGCCACAGCCAGATGAACCACATGCCTCAGAACCACATGGCCAGCCAGGCCCATAGCCAGAGCCAGATGAATCACAATCAGAGCCAAATGAGCCAGCAGCAAGAGTTGTTCGCTCGCTTCAACCACCTCAGTGTTCAACAGTTGCACGCTAACAAA ATGAGCGGCAACAACTCCGGCGCGGGCGGGCTGTGGGCGGGCGGACACAAGCAGCTGTGGGGCGGGCGGGTGCCGCTGCCGCCCGGCttcgcgccgcccgcccagccTCACCCTGCCGAGTGCATCGACGCCAAGTAA
- the LOC105381190 gene encoding uncharacterized protein LOC105381190 isoform X2: MSVLNQSGEEQVECPLCMEPLEVDDLHFYPCTCGYQICRFCWNRIREGENGLCPACRKAYPEDPADFTPLSQEQVAAIKTEKKAREQKRRNKTLESRRALANVRVVQNNLVFVVGLPVRLADPEILKRQEYFGKYGKIHKVVINQSTTYAGSQGPSASAYVTYVSSADALRAIQGVNNVALDGRVLKGSLGTTKYCAHFMKNQPCPKPDCMYLHDLGDPKASFTKEEMHAGLHQVYERKLHSQLDEKTRDGTSNSSTNGEKGSANNNNNVKDGTQSNFIPTTVVTSSHINVVSSSRSKKDSMNGGSGSSSASSNGSSNGSSNSNGNSSGSSNGSGSSNGSGSSSSSSSGSGKDAWPSLCSSPPAADTPVQSSPKNIPTASSLEPGTPESRSPPEQSPVPPPPKHNESKRSKDKKSKHSHKQTPPRAAPTPAPAPPTHSSVFETETQQNYLTNELDELESDRHSLLENHDLLDNSDSHSLLEDDTHNLLNDANNEALIMQRHREMMAGLVDNTHYKQPMVNGFLLDRDSVYLANDRQISQMEQKEMLMRERREQMLREREREMMARQHAMMEQKHYMPAASIALDSASDLLGANYHPNHNMLPFGMRVDNSLTNSLSANSMSSNPLAANSINLPSNPLSGNSMGSNHMAANNMNSLGASAMNMNNMNSMAMGGSGMAPFLMHNQQLLQNQQQMHQNAMANGFDGPHGSSEGRYLAENMDKFFTDFHKAQQMRQLRARHPAPEQHKRMGGGGRAAGDADDDLDFDPFKETQKALAEMMETEMMQGSVSGGDSMDLVRRSRLPPPGFSHVGFPRPHQPPAGLNGSSMTDWTQMDPAIMSTSVNFAKSQSQSHMPQNHMASQSHSQMNHMPQNHMASQAHSQSQMNHNQSQMSQQQELFARFNHLSVQQLHANKMSGNNSGAGGLWAGGHKQLWGGRVPLPPGFAPPAQPHPAECIDAK; this comes from the exons ATGTCAGTGCTGAATCAGAGTGGAGAAGAGCAG GTGGAATGTCCATTGTGCATGGAGCCGCTGGAGGTGGACGACCTTCACTTCTACCCGTGCACATGTGGCTACcaa ATATGTCGGTTCTGCTGGAACCGCATCCGCGAGGGGGAGAACGGGCTGTGCCCCGCGTGCCGCAAGGCGTACCCCGAGGACCCGGCCGACTTCACGCCGCTCAGCCAGGAGCAG GTTGCCGCCATAAAGACGGAGAAGAAGGCGCGCGAGCAGAAGCGGCGCAACAAGACGCTGGAGTCGCGGCGCGCGCTGGCCAACGTGCGCGTCGTGCAGAACAACCTCGTGTTCGTGGTGGGGCTGCCCGTGCGCCTCGCCGACCCCGAG ATTCTAAAACGTCAGGAGTATTTTGGCAAATATGGCAAAATTCACAAAGTAGTCATAAACCAAAGTACGACGTATGCAGGCTCACAG GGTCCGTCAGCGTCAGCGTACGTGACGTACGTCTCCTCTGCGGACGCTTTACGAGCGATCCAGGGCGTCAACAACGTGGCGCTGGACGGACGCGTGCTGAAG GGCTCGCTGGGGACCACCAAGTACTGCGCCCACTTCATGAAGAACCAGCCCTGCCCGAAGCCCGACTGCATGTACCTGCACGACCTCG GTGACCCCAAGGCGTCGTTCACGAAGGAAGAGATGCACGCCGGGCTGCACCAGGTGTACGAGCGCAAGCTGCACAGCCAGCTCGACGAGAAGACCAGGGACGGCACCA gtAACTCTAGTACGAATGGAGAAAAGGGCAgtgccaataataataataatgttaaggATG GAACCCAATCGAACTTCATACCTACGACAGTGGTCACATCATCACATATTAATGTAGTTAGTTCATCTAG ATCGAAAAAGGACAGTATGAACGGCGGCAGTGGGAGTAGCAGTGCCAGTTCCAACGGCAGTTCTAACGGCAGTAGCAATAGCAACGGCAACAGCAGCGGCAGCAGCAACGGCAGCGGCAGCAGCAACGGCAgcggcagcagcagcagctccAGCAGTGGAAGTGGCAAGGACGCGTGGCCGAGCCTCTGCAGCTCACCCCCCGCGGCGGATACGCCTGTACAGAGCAGCCCCAAGAATATACCTACAG CTTCCTCCCTCGAGCCCGGCACGCCAGAATCCCGCAGCCCCCCGGAGCAGTCCcccgtgccgccgccgcccaagCACAACGAGAGCAAACGCAGCAAAGACAAGAAGAGCAAACACTCCCACAAACAGacccccccgcgcgccgcccccacacccgcccccgcgccccccacACACAGCTCCGTCTTCGAAACAGAAACGCAACAAAACTACCTAACCAACGAACTCGACGAACTAGAATCAGACCGCCACAGCCTTCTAGAAAACCACGATTTGTTAGACAACAGCGATTCACACAGCCTGTTAGAAGACGACACGCATAACCTCCTAAACGACGCCAACAACGAAGCCCTAATCATGCAGAGGCACAGAGAAATGATGGCCGGATTAGTCGACAACACCCACTATAAACAGCCAATGGTTAACGGGTTCTTGTTAGATAGAGATTCAGTGTACCTAGCCAATGATAGGCAGATTAGTCAAATGGAGCAGAAAGAGATGCTGATGAGGGAGAGGAGAGAACAAATGCTGcgggagagagagagagagatgaTGGCGCGGCAACATGCCATGATGGAGCAGAAGCACTACATGCCGGCCGCCAGTATAGCTCTCGACTCCGCTAGTGATTTATTAG GTGCTAATTATCATCCCAATCACAATATGCTTCCATTCGGTATGCGTGTAGACAATTCGTTAACCAACTCCTTATCCGCTAACTCAATGTCCTCAAATCCTTTAGCCGCTAACTCCATAAACCTCCCCTCAAACCCCCTATCCGGTAACAGTATGGGCTCAAACCACATGGCAGCGAATAATATGAACTCTTTAGGCGCTAGTGCGATGAATATGAACAATATGAACAGTATGGCGATGGGCGGAAGTGGCATGGCGCCGTTTTTGATGCACAATCAACAGTTGCTACAGAATCAACAACAGATGCATCAGAACGCGATGGCGAACGGCTTCGATGGACCTCACGGATCG TCGGAAGGGCGCTACCTGGCGGAGAACATGGACAAGTTCTTCACGGACTTCCACAAGGCGCAGCAGATGCGGCAGCTGCGCGCGCGCCACCCCGCGCCCGAGCAGCACAAGAG gatgggcggcggcgggcgcgcggcgGGCGACGCGGACGACGACCTCGACTTCGACCCGTTCAAGGAGACGCAGAAGGCGCTCGCCGAGATGATGGAGACCGAGATGATGCAGGGCAGCGTCAGTGGCGG AGACAGTATGGATCTCGTTCGTCGCTCGCGCCTGCCGCCGCCCGGGTTCAGCCACGTGGGCTTCCCGCGCCCGCACCAGCCGCCCGCAG GTCTAAACGGCAGCTCAATGACCGACTGGACGCAAATGGACCCCGCGATAATGTCCACCTCCGTCAACTTCGCCAAGAGCCAGAGCCAGAGCCACATGCCTCAGAACCACATGGCTAGCCAGAGCCACAGCCAGATGAACCACATGCCTCAGAACCACATGGCCAGCCAGGCCCATAGCCAGAGCCAGATGAATCACAATCAGAGCCAAATGAGCCAGCAGCAAGAGTTGTTCGCTCGCTTCAACCACCTCAGTGTTCAACAGTTGCACGCTAACAAA ATGAGCGGCAACAACTCCGGCGCGGGCGGGCTGTGGGCGGGCGGACACAAGCAGCTGTGGGGCGGGCGGGTGCCGCTGCCGCCCGGCttcgcgccgcccgcccagccTCACCCTGCCGAGTGCATCGACGCCAAGTAA